One Streptomyces lincolnensis genomic region harbors:
- a CDS encoding TetR/AcrR family transcriptional regulator produces MPDSVGVRQAQAQRTRSAVLAAAAAAFVDQGVQAPVRDIAERAGVGVGTIYRNFPTRADLVTAVYRHQIDTCAALGPRLLEESASPFIALARWVDAFVEFLVTKHGLGAALGSGDPGLENLHALMLDTLVPACATLLDACTADDEISLDITAYTLMRAIGNLSITGPDYSRDDAKRMVTTLLAGMFTTSD; encoded by the coding sequence GTGCCGGATTCCGTCGGGGTGCGCCAGGCACAGGCACAGCGCACCCGCAGCGCCGTCCTGGCGGCTGCGGCAGCAGCCTTCGTTGATCAGGGCGTCCAGGCCCCTGTCCGCGACATCGCGGAACGCGCTGGCGTGGGCGTTGGCACGATCTACCGGAACTTTCCGACCCGGGCTGACCTCGTCACCGCCGTCTACCGGCACCAGATCGACACCTGCGCCGCACTCGGGCCCCGGCTCCTGGAGGAATCAGCCTCACCGTTCATCGCCCTGGCCCGCTGGGTGGACGCGTTCGTGGAGTTCCTGGTGACCAAGCACGGCCTCGGCGCCGCGCTGGGGTCCGGCGACCCAGGGTTGGAGAACCTCCACGCCCTCATGCTCGACACCCTGGTCCCGGCCTGCGCAACCCTGCTGGACGCATGCACCGCCGACGACGAGATCAGCCTGGACATCACCGCTTACACACTCATGCGCGCCATCGGAAACCTCAGCATCACCGGCCCCGACTACAGCCGGGACGACGCCAAACGCATGGTCACCACCCTTCTCGCGGGAATGTTCACCACCTCTGACTAG
- a CDS encoding alpha/beta hydrolase, producing MALSLDPEIAQALAPMAGAMADATPPAVGDIAARRAMWEPIIGAAGTAQPIPAGVHTSEHHTTAGDGARITMRWYTKDGAAPGPAVLFFHGGGYIFGHIDLFDGPVSRYVSASGVPMLSVEYRRAPEHPFPTPLDDAYTALRWLHAHAAELGVDPDRIGVMGDSAGGGMAAGLTILARKRGGPKIARQILIMPMLDDRTTTPDAHIAPYLLWSYDDSLTAWPALLGEAAGGPDVPATAAPARLKDATGLPPAYIEVGQLDVFRDEDTAYATKLSRAGVPVEFHLHPGAPHEFDSIAFTSDVARRAIADRVRVLKSI from the coding sequence ATGGCACTCAGTCTGGATCCCGAAATCGCCCAGGCGCTGGCCCCGATGGCCGGTGCGATGGCGGACGCCACACCACCGGCCGTAGGCGACATCGCGGCGCGGCGCGCCATGTGGGAGCCGATCATCGGCGCCGCGGGAACGGCCCAGCCGATCCCGGCCGGCGTGCACACCAGCGAGCACCACACGACTGCAGGCGACGGCGCGCGGATCACCATGCGCTGGTACACCAAGGACGGCGCGGCGCCGGGCCCGGCCGTGCTGTTCTTCCACGGCGGCGGATACATCTTCGGCCACATCGACCTGTTCGACGGCCCGGTCTCCCGCTACGTCTCCGCCAGCGGCGTGCCGATGCTGTCGGTCGAGTACCGGCGCGCCCCCGAGCATCCCTTCCCGACCCCGCTCGATGACGCCTACACCGCACTGCGCTGGCTGCACGCACACGCCGCCGAACTCGGCGTCGACCCCGACCGGATCGGTGTGATGGGCGACAGCGCCGGCGGCGGCATGGCCGCGGGACTGACGATCCTCGCCCGCAAGCGCGGCGGCCCGAAGATCGCCCGCCAGATCCTCATCATGCCGATGCTCGACGACCGCACCACCACCCCCGACGCGCACATCGCGCCCTACCTGCTGTGGTCCTACGACGACAGCCTCACCGCCTGGCCGGCCCTGCTCGGCGAGGCCGCCGGCGGGCCCGACGTCCCGGCCACGGCGGCCCCGGCCCGGCTCAAGGACGCCACCGGCCTGCCGCCGGCCTACATCGAGGTCGGCCAGCTCGACGTCTTCCGCGACGAAGACACCGCCTACGCCACCAAACTCAGCCGGGCCGGCGTGCCGGTCGAATTCCACCTGCACCCCGGCGCCCCGCACGAGTTCGACTCCATCGCCTTCACCTCCGACGTCGCCCGCCGCGCCATCGCCGACCGCGTCCGCGTCCTCAAATCCATCTGA
- a CDS encoding NAD(P)H-dependent oxidoreductase — MSTAAWSPVSLAVLCAGVGYGRPTRLLADLVAEAVCRSLAAGGARAEVEVLELHRLTADLAQHSAQGRASLDLREAIAAVVTADGLVVATPVLAASPSKVFDSFFAVLGDTVLSGMPVLLALNSGSHRQPPDLAQVMHRRLTDVHAEPVPTVVVAGPADWQTTALSDAARLRACIGRAAVELAAAMRSHRQ, encoded by the coding sequence ATGAGCACCGCCGCGTGGAGCCCGGTGTCTCTGGCCGTCCTGTGCGCCGGCGTCGGCTACGGGCGCCCGACCCGACTGCTCGCGGACCTGGTCGCGGAGGCCGTGTGCCGGTCACTGGCAGCCGGGGGTGCACGCGCCGAGGTGGAGGTGCTGGAGCTGCACCGACTGACGGCCGACCTCGCCCAGCACTCCGCCCAGGGCCGCGCCAGCCTCGACCTGCGGGAGGCGATCGCGGCCGTCGTGACAGCGGACGGGCTGGTGGTGGCGACCCCGGTGCTCGCCGCATCCCCGAGCAAGGTGTTCGACTCGTTCTTCGCCGTCCTCGGGGACACAGTCCTCTCCGGCATGCCGGTGCTGCTGGCGCTCAACAGCGGCTCCCACCGGCAGCCACCCGACCTCGCACAGGTGATGCACAGGCGCCTGACCGACGTGCACGCCGAACCCGTGCCCACGGTCGTCGTCGCAGGCCCCGCCGACTGGCAGACCACGGCGCTCAGCGACGCGGCGCGGCTGCGCGCCTGCATCGGCCGAGCCGCCGTCGAACTCGCCGCGGCGATGCGCTCGCACCGGCAGTAA
- a CDS encoding MarR family winged helix-turn-helix transcriptional regulator gives MPDSPPSLDPVQLGAYFDLIEVTSLLRHAVEQQLREAGDLSYVQFQLLARLGDSPTGSHRMTDLADGVVYSRSGLTYQVDLLQKGGLVVRAPSPDDERSITVTLTDAGRELLAKVLPGHVEVVSRLLFKPLARDDVEALAGVLAPVRDHMRSMPSRSAAPRRRKGGA, from the coding sequence ATGCCTGATTCACCGCCGTCGCTCGACCCCGTGCAGCTCGGCGCCTACTTCGACCTCATCGAGGTGACCAGCCTGCTCCGGCATGCCGTCGAGCAGCAGCTGCGCGAGGCCGGCGATCTCAGCTATGTGCAGTTCCAGCTGCTGGCCCGCCTCGGAGACTCTCCGACGGGCAGTCACCGCATGACCGACTTGGCCGACGGCGTCGTCTACAGCCGCAGCGGCCTGACCTACCAGGTGGATCTGCTCCAGAAGGGGGGCCTGGTCGTCCGCGCTCCCTCGCCGGACGACGAACGGAGCATCACCGTCACCCTCACCGACGCCGGGCGTGAGCTGCTCGCGAAGGTGCTGCCAGGGCATGTCGAGGTGGTCAGCCGCCTGCTGTTCAAGCCGCTTGCGCGCGACGACGTCGAAGCTCTCGCCGGCGTGCTGGCGCCGGTGCGCGACCACATGCGCTCGATGCCGTCCCGCTCGGCCGCGCCGCGCCGCCGCAAAGGCGGAGCATAA
- a CDS encoding alpha/beta hydrolase family protein has protein sequence MPSHPLDRRIFSVRPITVPAPGRGLDLKVKVTAPLSGRDLPVIVFSHGNAWSMNGYEPLADRWAAAGFVVVQPTHLDSRRNGIGWDDPRFATIWRVRIADLHAILDNLDDILLQAGDLPERTDRERVAVVGHSWGAQTAGAVLGARVFDAEGKPGEDFSHPAASAGALIAATGTGDTLTPLAVEHLPFMRPDYSTMTTPALVVAGGKDQSQLSTRGPEWFTDAYHLSPSPKSLLFIADGEHTLGGIAGEAVAETTDEDPARVALVADTVSAYLYGAFKLDDAPWAALGNAADGDGKWSISSK, from the coding sequence ATGCCCTCTCACCCTCTTGACCGGCGAATCTTCTCGGTCAGGCCCATCACTGTTCCCGCGCCCGGTCGCGGCCTCGACCTGAAGGTGAAGGTCACCGCCCCGCTCTCGGGCCGGGACCTGCCCGTCATTGTGTTCTCCCACGGCAACGCATGGTCTATGAACGGGTATGAGCCCCTTGCCGACCGGTGGGCCGCGGCTGGGTTCGTGGTGGTCCAGCCCACCCACCTGGACTCGCGCCGCAACGGCATCGGGTGGGACGACCCGCGCTTCGCCACCATCTGGCGCGTCAGGATCGCCGACCTCCACGCGATACTCGACAACCTCGACGACATCCTTCTCCAGGCCGGTGACCTGCCGGAGCGTACCGACCGCGAGCGTGTCGCGGTCGTCGGCCACTCCTGGGGTGCCCAGACCGCCGGCGCTGTCCTGGGTGCTCGCGTGTTCGATGCCGAGGGCAAGCCGGGGGAGGACTTCTCCCACCCCGCAGCCTCCGCCGGTGCGCTGATCGCCGCGACCGGGACCGGGGACACGCTCACCCCACTCGCCGTCGAGCACCTGCCGTTCATGAGGCCGGACTACTCCACCATGACCACCCCGGCCCTGGTCGTCGCGGGCGGCAAGGACCAGTCGCAGCTCTCCACCCGGGGGCCGGAGTGGTTCACCGACGCCTATCACCTCAGTCCGTCCCCGAAGAGCCTGCTCTTCATTGCCGACGGCGAGCACACTCTGGGCGGCATCGCCGGCGAGGCGGTCGCCGAGACCACCGACGAGGACCCGGCTCGCGTCGCCCTCGTCGCCGACACTGTCTCCGCCTACCTCTACGGCGCCTTCAAGCTCGACGACGCCCCGTGGGCCGCTCTCGGCAACGCCGCTGACGGCGACGGCAAATGGAGCATCTCCAGCAAGTGA
- a CDS encoding cupin domain-containing protein produces MIPDDDLSRSLTVADPDDPGTTYISLVGNTYAMLVTGEQTDGRYCLIDMRVPDGGGPPPHRHDFEEMFTILEGEIEFSFRGEKHTVGAGSTVNIPANAPHNFRNASGAPARMLCMCTPAGQDEYFLRIGDVVAGKDAPPPQLSQEELAERRRRAAELASTYRSEFL; encoded by the coding sequence ATGATCCCCGACGACGACCTGTCCCGCTCCCTGACCGTGGCGGACCCCGACGATCCCGGCACGACGTACATCTCTCTGGTGGGCAACACGTACGCCATGCTGGTCACCGGCGAGCAGACCGACGGCCGGTACTGCCTGATCGACATGCGCGTCCCCGACGGCGGTGGCCCGCCGCCGCACCGGCACGACTTCGAGGAGATGTTCACGATCCTCGAGGGCGAGATCGAGTTCTCCTTCCGCGGCGAGAAGCACACCGTAGGGGCCGGGTCCACGGTCAACATCCCGGCCAACGCGCCGCACAACTTCCGCAACGCTTCGGGTGCGCCGGCCCGCATGCTGTGCATGTGCACCCCCGCAGGCCAGGACGAGTACTTCCTGCGCATCGGCGATGTCGTCGCGGGCAAGGACGCGCCGCCGCCACAACTGTCGCAGGAGGAACTCGCGGAGCGCCGCCGCCGCGCGGCCGAGTTGGCCTCGACCTACCGGAGCGAATTCCTGTGA
- a CDS encoding NADP-dependent oxidoreductase produces the protein MKAVRFHEYGAPDVLRYEDVEQPVPGAGQVRIRVAATSFNPVDGNIRGGFMQGPIPVQLPHTPGIDVAGTIDAVGEGVDGIAVGDDVIGFLPMDGNGAAAQYVLAPADVLTPAPKSVPLADAAALPLVGLTAYQALFDHAKITAGQRVLINGAGGAVGAYAVQLAKNAGAHVIATASPRSSEAVTSAGADEVIDHTTTSVTAAVTERVDLALNLAPVAPDELAALLTLVRSGGVVVNTTVWMPAPSDEERDVKGIDLFVRSDADQLAQLVALTDRGELRVDVAERVSLAELPALHARAAEGAVHGKVIVVPSAD, from the coding sequence ATGAAGGCAGTGCGTTTCCACGAGTACGGCGCCCCCGACGTCCTGCGCTACGAGGACGTGGAGCAGCCCGTCCCCGGGGCCGGGCAGGTCCGCATCCGCGTCGCCGCGACATCGTTCAACCCCGTCGACGGCAACATCCGCGGTGGCTTCATGCAAGGCCCCATACCGGTGCAGCTGCCCCACACGCCCGGCATCGATGTCGCCGGCACCATCGACGCGGTCGGCGAGGGCGTCGACGGCATCGCCGTCGGCGACGACGTCATCGGCTTCCTGCCGATGGACGGCAACGGCGCCGCCGCGCAGTACGTTCTCGCGCCGGCCGACGTCCTGACCCCGGCCCCCAAGAGCGTCCCCCTGGCCGACGCCGCCGCGCTGCCGCTGGTGGGCCTGACCGCGTATCAGGCGCTCTTCGACCACGCCAAGATCACGGCCGGGCAACGCGTCCTGATCAACGGAGCCGGTGGAGCGGTCGGCGCCTACGCCGTACAACTGGCCAAGAACGCCGGCGCCCACGTCATCGCCACAGCCAGTCCGCGCAGCAGCGAGGCGGTCACATCGGCCGGCGCCGACGAAGTCATCGACCACACCACCACCAGCGTGACCGCCGCGGTAACCGAACGCGTCGACCTCGCACTCAACCTCGCACCGGTCGCCCCGGACGAACTGGCCGCGCTCCTCACGCTGGTCCGATCCGGCGGGGTCGTCGTGAACACCACGGTATGGATGCCCGCCCCCAGCGACGAGGAGCGCGACGTGAAGGGCATCGACCTCTTCGTCCGCAGCGACGCCGACCAGCTGGCCCAACTCGTGGCGCTGACCGACCGCGGCGAGCTGCGCGTCGACGTCGCCGAGCGGGTATCGCTGGCCGAACTCCCCGCGCTCCACGCCCGGGCCGCCGAAGGCGCGGTGCACGGCAAGGTCATCGTGGTCCCGTCCGCCGACTGA